The Arachis hypogaea cultivar Tifrunner chromosome 14, arahy.Tifrunner.gnm2.J5K5, whole genome shotgun sequence DNA window GTAAAACCTTCTGCCTGGATAATCACATTTCCAGGCAGTTCTGATTGGCGACCTCATGCCACAGTGATAACGAGGCGTCGGTGCATCTACGGAGGATGAGCTCATGGAAGAGGATCCCTGCATTGTGTGTTCAATAGTTCACGGGGAGAGTGAAAGACTGGATTTTGAAATAGCAATGCGCAAACGAGGGTTCATACTCAAGTCTCTACTAATGGCATCCTGCCTTTACATTCCAACGGTCTTATTGTTGACTGACACCTATGACGCAAAGCTGGCACCACCCGGTCGATTAAAGCCTCGAAGGCGGAGGCATATTCCCCCCACTGAGTTGTTATCTGACGATTCAAACCATTCACATTAAATATGTGCCCCGTTATATCCGATGGGTTTAATTTTACTCTAGGAAaaatatcggaaaaatcatgggcTACCATCGTCTATATATTATGTAGGGTCCGGTTTTATCTAGGTCGGTGCGGGGATTGGGTTTGGATGCGGGGTGAATTGTTTATGCTGTTTTGAGCCGGGTGGGACTGATGACCCAAAGccttaaaaaaaacataaaatataaaaaaagattttcCGTAGTCATTGTTGCGGGACTCTCCCCATTCCCCAATGCAGTCATCCTAGTTTGTTGAAATTGGAATAATTTGAATTTATTGTtatctaatttcttgttattccTTGAAAAACGATGTTAATaaattgttttgtatttttataacccaattctatggtgcctatgggattttatctaaattttgtctaatttatctttttagtaagttttaatttttaaaaaattatttattctttttattttttagattaaataataattttttaccttttttaacAAATAGACACCACTTTTTAGGCATCATAACATTCATCTTTTTTTGTATTTATGGGCCACTTTCGTTTGTTGATGTGACGCGACTGACGGCTCATTGTAGCTGTACGCGGAACAGGATGGTCAGAACCATCATCATGCACAACCGCGTGCCTCAACGCTACAATCTAGCAAGAGGGAGGAAGTGTATAGTGCACGCATTCCTTAAATGTTTGAACCATATAGTCCTggataacatttaaaaaaaagagaagaaaagcagCTTAGAATATGGCAAATTAGTTGGTGGACTCAGTGGATGAAATGGGTGACCAGGTCTTTCCGAACGATATATTGATGGAGATATTCACCCGGACAGACCCGAAGACGGCGGCGAGATGCAGAACCGCCAGCACAACTTGGCGTCTCCGACTAACTTTCGACGAATTTAGGAGGGACAACACGATCGCAAACATCGGGAAACACCACAAGGTGCTACTCCAGATTGGTGACCAGGATACATACTGTTCAAGGGTATCTTTCTGTCTTGTGGACTGTCTAGACGGAGGAAGAGTACCCGCGCCAATGCCAGAACAGCTGGGTCCTCGCGGATGGTGGAGTGTCATCGGCTCTGATTGCGGTATGATCTGTGTCCGGTATAGCCGGGCTGGTTTTGATACGGAACTGATGGTATGGAATCCACTGCTGCGAGTCGCTCGGCAACTGGATGACCCAGCAGACACTCTATGGAAACAAGCCGTTATCGGATACGCATTTGGATATCCAGCGGGAACTGAAAATTACTACGTCGTCTATATTTCAAAGAGGCATCTCAAAGACAGGTTTTTGCACTGTAATATTTTCAATTCCGCAGATGGATTCTGGAAATACGAGTACATAAACGATCAGCGTCTCATTCACCTCGGTGCGAGTTCAGTGTTCCACCTTGGTAAGGCCTTGTGGGTTAACTACGGTGGACGTGATGCCATGGTTGCAATGCATGTGGTCGTTCTGGATGCAGGCAACCTTCGTCTGAGCAAGATAAGGATAAACCGTAGCTCAATTCAGCACGTGCAGGCTATGCGTGTGGTCGATGGCATCCCACATCTTGTTGGATATGAACGAAAACCGCACGGACTATCGACCATATGGTGCAAGATTTACTTAGAATCGATGTGCGTGGTCCCATTCATCAAGCTAGGAGTTGCTGGTCAGTTGGGTGTTCTATGGAATCCTGTGACAATCATGGGTGATTGTATGATTATGTTGCGTGAAAATATTCATAGACGGGCAGCAACAGCAGCTAACGGTGTTTCGGTGACGGAGATCTCATTGGATAGGATTAATTTAGTTAGTCGACACAGAGTCACCACATTCATAGGCGAGTGGCCGAGTAACATGTCCCTTCAGCGTTCTTTAATTGTGGGGGTGGGTTCTCTAGTTCCCGGAAGGAGCGGCCGCTTGTGTAAGACGATCACATATGCGGCAAGTAGGCTGCCCACGCCATAGTGACAGCGAGGCATCGGTGCATCGACGGAGGCCAATATTGTGGAAGAGGATCCCTGCATTGTATGTTCAATAGTTgggaaaaaaattattcatatgtATGTATCTTCTAACCTCCTATTATTAAACGTtaacataaaattaataaaagtcATTTTCAATTTGATACATCTATTATAAGTTATTGACTCTTATCACTTTAGATTACTAACAATTAACGCGTCATTTTGTAGATTAAATAATAATAGGAAATAGATTGTTCAGCTTCTACTCTCCGTAATAATGATAatgttaaatgtttttatttgaatttttgtcATTTTGCatattaagtttttattttttttgcatgccacataattaaattaaaatagattttaatatcGTATCGCCTTGTGCAGATGCTACTGATCTCATGTAATGGCAGGTGACATTTTGCTATGTTAGGAACCACTTTGCCAAGGCTTGAACATTGGACGGCACCCGAGGTTGCGTAAGCGGTGCAATTCTGAATGCATGTGATGCATCCTGCCTCGATGGAGCTGACCGTCTTCATACTCCAAGAAAGGTATTTGCAGACCCAACTTTTTGGCCGGGCAACATCTAGCCGATTCGATCCTCTTCACACTTCAAGCCATCGCAGAAACACAACCATCTCCACGCACAACCAACGCGGACCGACCCATCGGACGCCGACGACCGATACTGCAACCAACAATGGCCGATCATGGAACGCCCTCTGCATCCAACAACGTGAACGACGACACGGCTTAGTACAGTTGTGGTGCATTGGCCGAGTttgcacatatatatatatatattcagttaTACTTATGCTGCTCCCGATTCTACTGAGTTAGTTGTATACCACAACCTACTAACAAGCGCCCAATGCCAGGAGGACCAGAGAGCACCGGGCCCAAATGACAACACTTCAAACGACGCGTTGCTGGAAATAATGAGAGGTGCCTGAGAACACAAAGGTTGGTACCACCCGTCTCAATTTCCGCTCTAACTATTTCGGTAAATCCAACCATCTGACAGATCTGTTCCGATTTTCCATAAAAGAGCACACAACGCCGAATGGACAGGGTCGAAGTGGAAATAGTAACGATTCAGTTGTTGGTGGACGGTCTCAGAGAGCCTCTCACCCAAGCGCAAAGGGGACCTGCGGATAAAGTCAACGCAACGTCCGATGAAAACCGGATTGAGAAACAAAGACTACCGGTCGCCGACAGGAAATACAAGCAGAACCCATTGTCACGTGCCTCCATTCCCAATCGTAGACAGACGATGCTTCCAAAAATGATGAGAAAGAGACTACATCAGTCGTCGACAAAAAGCAGCGGCAGAGACGTTGACATGTCTGTTTACGATGACGACGACGATCAGAAACGGGCCATGTCCCCAAAGATGTGCAGGTCAAACACGCACAGCGTCGAACATGGGCCAAAGGGTAGCAAGGCCACATGCTTCTTCACTCGATTCAAAGAAAAGGTTTACGGGTGTAACCGAGGGACTATATCGCCTAAACGGAGCAACAATGCAGACAACCCGACAGGGCGCAATGGACTGCAGCCAACGCAaaacagaaaaggcagttttcccTTCCACATGGTGACGTCATCCGACGAGAGCTCATCGAAGCCGGAAAGTAGCCACGGACGGACAGCCGACACCTATAAGCAGATTTCGTGATGTCCCCTGTCAAACTTGACCAAGAAGGGAGTAAACACCACCAACGCATGGCCCATCTCTCAGCACGAGATGGACATCTGTAAGTACGTCTACGATCATGATGCCGACCCCACGTGAGTATTCTATCTGAACATCAATGACTGAATCTGCCGTGTGGCGTCATTAGTGCTGGAAGGCCGCAGTTAAATTGGGCTAGCGGATGTAGCATCTTCCATTTGTTGACCGCAGAGAGATCGTTGTACGCGTCGGGTCGCAACATGCAACTCGTTCTGACATGGGATGCCTGGTAGACAAACGGCAACCAACCCCGAAGGCACGTAGTAGTCCATCGTATCCTCTTCGAATTAATGAAATTTTTCCGCTGACCCGGGTTTAGTATTTCCATGCGAAGTCTGATTTTTTGTCAGGTATGATTTGCAGATAATGGAGTTGATCACGATCATGGTTGCATCAGAGGGAGAAACCGATGGAGATCATCCTCGAACGGTGTGGTGCTTGCATTCGAATTTTGCAGTACGGCCAAATCCTAATTACGTGGTTTAGTTGAATGCATAACTATGATTTAACGTTCTCTGTTTTAACACGAACCATGTACTGTTGATATGCACGGTGACTTGTTTCAACCTCTGAATACTCCATGAGTAACCAGGCCGATGTAATGGACGGCGTCCACCCTGAAATTTTGGCCCAGCGATACGGCAATGACCACATGCACCCGACGGAAGACCTACGCCTTGTAAGCTACCGACCGATAAAATTCTTGTACGCAAGTTCTGAACTTGGGCGGACTGAATTATGACTCTCTTATCGTATTCGGCTTTTTCTATCAATCGCAGGTCTATATGCCAGTACTGGAAGAAGACTGTGACAAGCACTGGTTCTTGGCTGTGGTTTACCTGTCGGAGAAGCAAGTATTCCAATTtgacatgaatgcaactaaataatCAAAGGCAAGAAGGAGACGTGTCATACAATGCATGGTAAGCGACGCACATAGGTTAATTCAGCGTCCAATCCAAATACGctaatcttttttttatcttggCGAATCTGTGCCAGCTAACTGCGCTGGATGGAATCGTTGCAACCGACGGGTATAAAAAGTTATTCTCTAAGAGCACTCCCAAGTTTGCCAGTTTGGACATGATGGCCGCACCGGGGGTGCCAAAAAATAGCAGCAGTACAGACTCTGGCATTTGGGTCATGTAGTGGATGGCAATGGGACGGAGGTTCACCTACGCGGTGTTGCCAATTGTAAGTTAACGCATGCATACAGGTAAAATGCAATTGCACTGTGTGTTTCTAATAAAAGCCGCATTGACCATTGCATTTGGACGAAGAGAAGATCAGAATCAAAATGGCAATTGCACTGCTAACGGGAAGATGCAACGAGGAAAGTGGTGCATTGCTTACGAAGGCGGCGGAAGCGGCCAAGAAGGGGGAACCGTGTCTAAGATACGTGTGAAAGGGCCGAATACAACGTTTTTTTGTGTCATGCACTGCAATTTTTTTGGTTGTTGGATGCATTGATACCGGTTATGTTATGTGACATTGTTGGGCCTCCTCAATGGACGGACAGTCTTCGTGGGCTGATTATATTATGGGTCATATatcttattattgttattgtgtcTTTAAGTTGGGCCCCTTTATGttatttaatgttattttctAGCATGCATCTTCGTTGAGGATGATCGGCCGTGTCATTGCCACCATGCATCAAGTTTTCTGAGCTTCAGTCGGAGGTGGAGTTGACATGGGCGGAGCGAGGAGTTTTGCCTTCAATAAAGAGGAGAGGAGCTTCGATTAGGGTCGGGTATTAGGGGTTGGGTCGCTAGGCGAATTCGGATTCTGGGTTTTGGGTCGAGTCAGTTTCTCTGGCCCAACACCaagtaaaaaaaatgttattttccagcatgataaaaaaaaacaaagttaTGTTccaggaaaaaaaattttaaaaacgtaaatatataaaaaaaatgtaattatgAACAACTTACCTGCTTCCATCGCCTACATCAATCCGTCCATCCATCGCCAAGGCAAGGCTGACAATACGAAGTGATTATTCACTGACCCAAGCGATGGAATGAATGATAACATTAGATTAAGGCTATATTTAAATCTTGAACTCATTCGGTGGTTATTGCTTTTTTCGAAATCCGGTTATTGCCCTTGGTAATTGCACCAACATTAATGCCCCATTAATGCCCAGTCTAATCAAGTTTAAGGgttatttattaaaaagaaaaaaaaattaaaaaggcgGGAGTTGTTTCACCTATTTAACGCGCGTACGTTtctcagtcacaaaaaaaaatcgcATACTCAAAAGCTTCCGGCAGTAAAGTACCGGAAACCATCAAAGAAATCACAAGCGAGGTATCACAATGCCGACGCTAGCTGATTTCCGCTTCTTCAGATTCATAATCCCAAACACGGAGAATCAAATTGTAAGTTTTCAGTTTTTTTGTTCTACTCCCATAACCCCAAGGCCCGCATGCAAGCCCACATCAATATCGATTTCTTACTCATGCAAAGAATGCCGGCGGCCTTCTCCAACCTTGTCCAGGAGAACATGAGCAACCCCGTCGAGATAAGCACCATAAATGGTCAGTCGTGGAGCATCTCGTGGGTTGTCGAGGAGGAGCATCCACATCGAATCGTCTTCACCAGAGGGTGGCGAGCCTTTTACGAACACTACCATCTTCGAATCGGTGCCACAATGCTATTATCGTATCACCATCCAAAGTTTTTCTATGTGGCCATCCATGACACAAGATTCTACAAGATCAACTATGGAAGGTAACAAGATTATCTATCGGGTTTTTTGCATGCACTCGGTTAAGGCGTTTGTTTTATGCTGTTTTACATTGTACCAGAAACTTGCGAAACGGAAGTCTTCCAGCAATAACCGCACATGGCAACTATACAGTCCAGTTCTTCGCGATAATCCCGGTGAACGACCCTGATACACTGGTATAGACGCCAATTTCAATTCCTTTACTACCTGCAATCATCAATCAATCCGTGTGTGACACattttaaacctttttttttcaCCATCCGCTACAAATGCTCCCGCTACGATTCTCACGGGATTATGGCCGGTCCCTACCACGACCCCTGACAATAACCACGCCTACAGGACATTGTCATTGCGTGGGCTGGAATATGGAACCTAATGGAAGGATCGTGCTTCATGGAGGATGGGACGCTGTCCGGGAACACTACGGCCTAAGGGATCAGTGGCTGGTGCTGTTCCATTATCACGAAGTTCAAAACACTTTGTATGTCATGTTCTTCAACGGTCATACAATGGAAATCAACTACTTGGTCCATGCCGGGCCGGGGACGGACAGCACTTGTATAATCTATCCGACGGCCCCCAGGTCAAGGCACATAGCCGATGGGTTCAGATCGATCAATCCGTTCTTTATCAGTCCAATCGTGCACCGCCTGGCAACCCATTTTCTCGTAAGTGTGCCGACAATTATTTTTAAAGGCAACTATTTCCGGTGCTATTGTTCTAGTCAATTATTTCATTACTCTCACCCTAAAAAAATGTCCTCACTTCCAGCCGAATGTCCCCCCTCTACCGGGAGTATACGACGATAGCCCAATTTCGATTACCAACGAGAGGGGCACGTGGACCATTTAGTATACGCACTATGTCGGGAGGACAAACGGATGTTTTGGAATGGGCTGGTGTGCCTTAGCAACTGCATGTCAACTAAGACACGGCCATGTGTGTGTCTTCGAGCAGCTGGCGCCGCAAGACTACTGGCTGCATATATATTGAGAACTCCTGTATCCTAAATCCCCCAGCCACCGCCACCCAACCCCATCCAAGTAACTCGGTCCATGGTGTTTTCTTGCCTCAGTTTGTCAAGTACAATGCTGCAAGCTGCATGTCCATACATCTGTATctttaatatatatgttatttccAGGCATACAATTCTACCTTGCCCTCATTAACTTATGCTTCAGATGATAAACACGATAATTGTTTCTGTTGTTAATGTGCACGTAGCATTGCAAATAGACTGATCTCACAATATTAGAAATGTATGTCAATTAGTGCCTGTGAAGTTTGAATGTAATTTTAAGCTGTGAAGCTTGAATGTAATTCGATTCACTTCACCTACTTTTTAtaggtttgaattttgaattttgaaacttCACACTGATTTTTTAATACCCTAAAAATGATAATTAGTAGTGGTTGTTTATTGATTCAGAGTTGTTGCCGTGCTTCATTTAATATTGATTTAGATTTGTTGCCGTGCTTCATTTAGTGCATTTTATTCATCACGTCCGGTGTTTTAAGCGTGTGTTTTAAATTACATCCAGTAGCCATGATCCCTTACAAAGAATTTTAAAATCGCGATTGAACCACATACATTTTCCAACTAGTACACAAGCTAGTACAAGACGTAACCAGTTCCGAATGTCTACTGCAAAGAGGCAGATGAAGGGAGTTTTTTTAGGAGACGTCCGTCTGAATATCCATTGAACGTTACAACCAAAATATCCACATAAACGTTACATACAAAATATCCACTTACCATACATACAAAATATCCACTACACATAGAATTGCTATAAAGATGCCCCTAACTACCATGTCCGGTTCAACAAAAGGGTCGACAACGAGCGATTAATAATACATCAGGTTTGACAGTGGATTTGCAGCTATTCGCATGACACCACTTCACACCTCCACTTCTTGAATCCCGATTAAAATCTGTTATATCTAGAGCACAGCCACATACTAACGAAAGCCAACATAGCAAAAACTTGTTTTAACGTCGATGACATATAGACGGTTCTGTACCCAGATGAAATGCAGACAATATTCTGTGTACAGCTACAGCCTACCGAAGAATGTGAAAGGATTCGACCAACCTACTGTTGCAACACACGGTCATGATGACTGTAGGCCCCCTTTGCTCAATCGGCGAGAGACATGACTGGCCCAGACGTGTTGGTTCCAGCGAAGTCGCTGTTAGCAAACCCAGCCTGCGTGTCACTATCAGAGCATTGGAACGAAAGAATCTCCGCAGTCGCATATAGATCGCTGGAGAGGCTATCATAGAGATGACACCAATGTAAAAAACAAATGATTAGAACCATTTAACAGGACAAAAATCTTAACTAGATCATCTATAAAGCGACTAACCCACCATGTCAGTGTCCATCGAATCCATGTCATCTGCAACTGCGCTGGATGACTCCATTGTGCGGCGGTCCGGACACGTCGTCCTGTTGTGTCCCACCTCCCGACACAAACAAAATCGCTAGGTTTTCTTTCCACCATGAGCACCGTTACCCTTTGTATTACGCCTGGGTGGATTCCGCGCCGGGCCTCTGCCACCCTCAGTAGGTGGCCCCTCGGGTGGAAAACTGGTGTCCCCTGCATCTTCGTTCTTGAAGTGCTTCAGCATCAGCATGGTAATGTCTCTTGCAAACTGGAACTTTTCAGTGCTGTGACATGCAATCTTGCACACTTTCCGGTACCAATCCATCAGGCACCAGTGTTGCGTCAGTTGTACAGAATCCCAAATCACGCCCATCGACTGCACCGCCACAAGTTTTGCATCCTTGGTCCATCTCGGCAATATCAGAGACCTCAGGATCTCATGAACATTGTTAAGAACAAGCACCGCAATTATATGTTCGTAGGGGACCCCGAAACATTCCATTCTCATGCACGTGCATCGGACCTCCCTCGTATCAGACGTTGCAACAACACGCCAATCCTTCCCTGGAGTGCCGTATCGAGAGACGGTGTAGATAAAATAGGAACCATTGTCTTCAGAGTCAACCACCCTTATTGCACAGGCCCTGTCAAGAATGGGAACAAACAAATAGAATATTGCACGAGTGTAGTTCTCGGCTGCACTCCGCTCCAGCTGTTTCAGGTTGATGGTCATAACAGGGTCACTCTTTGCACACTCAAAATCAGCCTCCACCTCCTTTGCACGTACGAACATCAAGCATCGATGGAAATGACGTAAAAACTCAGTGTAGCTGTATCGAGACTTAACATACCGTGATATCACAGCATGCAAGCCCTCGCACCTTGATGTTGTTCGAAATTCGGCAAAGAACTTTTCCCGTATGTGTGCTGTGGCCCAACTGTGCCTTCTCTCGTACATGTCCTGTACCCATCTTTTATCGGCGATGCCAAATTTCTCAACCATCTCAAACCACTTTCTCTGGAATGTTCGGACCTCGTAGTCGCCAAACATGCAATCCCTAACATCCTGGTGAATTTGGGCTTTCCGATGTTGCTCGTGGCGTTTCGGAGTATATACCAAGCGCAAAGTCGATGGTGAGCCTCTGGAAAAACTTGCTCAATCGCAGACTTCATTTGCCTGTCATCGTCGGTTATTATGGACACGGGAGCCTTCCCTTTCATTGAAATTTGCAACTGTTGAAGCAGCCAGACATAGGTCTCTTCTTTCTCGTCTGCCACTAGTGCAGTGGCAAAGACAACCGTTTGGTTGTGGTGATTCACACCGGAGAATACTACAAGAGGTGAAAGGTAAACGTTTTTCTTGTACGTTGCATCAAACGCAATCACGTCTCCAAACACCTAGTAATCAATTTGGCTGGTGCCGTCACACCAAAACAAATGTTGCAACACGCCCTCACCGTCAACAACTTCCTTGTAGTACAGTGCTGGATCATTTATCTTGCACTCTCGGAGATACCTTAGGCACGATTCCGCATCTAGGCCACCCTCCCTTCGTTGCTTCGCATTTACATTGTGCATCTCCCTTGTTGTGTACGGGACATTATGATACCCGACGGCTAGGCTTGCCATAAAATCGTGGATTTGGGAGACGCCAATGCCCCCTTTGCGCATGTCGTTCATCTGCTCGATGTCCGCTTCGCTCATCCTCCAATGGCCTGGGAGCATGGAAGAAAATCCCAACTCAAGAACGTGATGGTTATGCACGTCTGAAAATTACGCAACGTGCCAACGTCCTGATTCATCGTCCATGCGGAGTAGCATCCTTGCAGAGCATCCACACCATGTCTCGGCCCTCGGCCTCTTTTGCCGGTTAGGTATCGAGTAGAACTTCGGGGATCGGTACCCTTGTCGGTGGCACACGAACTCCTGCCGTATCCTTACTACGCCGCATTTTTCGCTTCTGGAACGTATCGCGCTGAACCCATGGTACTTTGCATATTGCTGGTAGAACTCAAATGCAATGTCAACATCTGCGAAATTAAACCGGAGAACATCCTCCTCGCTCAAGTTCAAAAAATCAATCCAACCTATCGACTCCACGAAATCAACAGCGTAAAACTCGTCTTCCGCATAATTGCCAGACATTCCTCTGGCGTCGTCCAAAATGTCTTCCAATTCAACCACATCCCCATTGTCGACATCGGCCTCTGCATGATGGTCGTGTTCTGTTTCATCTTTTTGAAAGTCGTACTCGTCCGACTCCATCCCTACAGAGCCTTCGCCCTTAACCGATCCAACTCCGTGGTCTGCTCCGTTGGATATTTCTGCTTCATCGGCGACGGGCATGCCCCTAGTGGTATCTTCATCCCCGGCAACTCTGTACCAAACAGCAACAATGCGGTAATATAGCGAAACACGCAAAATTAGTGGATGTCCTCCAAAGAAAATTGCAGTCCTATGACGAAGAAAAAGGGGGATATTTGTAAATCAAGTGAAGGGTGATAATACAACGGGTACCTTCTTTCCATTGATGGAGACGGTGAAGCCATCAACTGTCGAAGACAACCGACAATACAGATCAGGCTCCGTCGTCATCAGAAGTGAGACTGTTTGTGGGCTTGGATCCGCCTGAACAGACTCGTTAACACTGAACACTTTCTCAATCCCAAAGAAAAATAGCGTATCCTTACTACGCCGCGTTTTTCGCTTCTGGAACGTCTCGCGCTGAAGCCATGGTGCTTTGCATATTGCTGGTAGAACTCAAATGCAATGTCAACATCTGCGAAATTAAACCGGAGAACATCCTCCTCGCTCAAGTTCAAAAAATCAATCCAACCTATCGACTCCACAGAATCAACAGCGTAAAACTCGTCTTCCGCATAATTGCCAGACATTCCTCTGGCGTCGTCCAAAATGTCTTCCAATTCAACCACATCCCCATTGTCGACATCGGCCTCTACATGATGGTCGTGTTCTATTTCATCTTCTTGAAAGTCGTACTCGTCCGACTCCATCCCTACAGAGCCTTCACCCTCAACCGATCCAACTCTGTGGTCTGCTCCATTGGATATTTCTGCTTCATTGGCGATGGGCATGCCCCCAGTGGTATCTTCATCCCCGGCAACCCTGTACCAAACAGCAACAATGCGGTAATTTAGCGAAACACGCAAAATTGGTGGATGTCCTCCAAAGAAAATTGCAGTCCTATGACGAAGAAAAAGGGGGATATTTGTAAATCAAGTGAAGGGTGATAATACAACGGGTACCTTCTTTCCATTGATGGAGACGGTGAAGCCATCAACTACCGAAGACAACCGACAATGCAGATCAGGCTCCGTCGTCATCAGAGGTGAGACTGTTTGTGGGCTTGGATCCGCCTGAACAGACTCGTTAACACTGAACACTTTCTCAATCCCAAAGAAAAATAGCGTATCGTGGTTCAAGATCTCTGAATCTCGTCAGATGAGTTCCTAGAACAAGACGCTTCCGAAACCACCGTCGGTGAGTGGGGGGCGGGAGAAGAAGTAAGCTGAGTCATTCTCAGTAGTGGAGATAGGAAGGGATGGTACGATTGCGACGGaggagaaggggaagaagaaaactTGGGGTGGAGGAGGAGTTAGCGGCAGTAATAGTTGTTAACTAAACTCTGAGTGTCAAACTAATTTTAGAATTAAGTTAAATGtatttagtttaaaaattgaaaaactgaCCCACTATtttatacgaaattgtaaaaaaCACCCAACAAAAACAAGCATTTATAATCTCGCACTACCTGGCTGACCGGTGCGCTAAACACAGTTTTGGCGTTTCGATGCGCTAACATGGAACGCGTACCGAATCCGTGCCCATAATAGAATAGGAA harbors:
- the LOC112742501 gene encoding protein FAR1-RELATED SEQUENCE 5-like yields the protein MSEADIEQMNDMRKGGIGVSQIHDFMASLAVGYHNVPYTTREMHNVNAKQRREGGLDAESCLRYLRECKINDPALYYKEVVDVFSGVNHHNQTVVFATALVADEKEETYVWLLQQLQISMKGKAPVSIITDDDRQMKSAIEQDVRDCMFGDYEVRTFQRKWFEMVEKFGIADKRWVQDMYERRHSWATAHIREKFFAEFRTTSRCEGLHAVISRYVKSRYSYTEFLRHFHRCLMFVRAKEVEADFECAKSDPVMTINLKQLERSAAENYTRAIFYLFVPILDRACAIRVVDSEDNGSYFIYTVSRYGTPGKDWRVVATSDTREVRCTCMRMECFGVPYEHIIAVLVLNNVHEILRSLILPRWTKDAKLVAVQSMGVIWDSVQLTQHWCLMDWYRKVCKIACHSTEKFQFARDITMLMLKHFKNEDAGDTSFPPEGPPTEGGRGPARNPPRRNTKGNGAHGGKKT